A window of the Planktothrix tepida PCC 9214 genome harbors these coding sequences:
- a CDS encoding TolC family protein yields MKEPENLELESSPNPEPGEESELLNLLPLGIILTLISGLGGIVVMALPSKPENPESSGLSSKLEWFSPPISTSQSLPTLNPISKPISGDLLPYFRGNLIPAPNVQSNPSLPLLEELSLNQYSSIPPNLLDENINILNPSPQALTSNNNVSEVETTIESIENSMTPLNLTASRPQYQMLTQQPSNLQPASPVPVVSEQDGVELTLQDVIILALENNRTIKNQYLERVVERQDLAVAEDKFNPDFTPSLAIGWDNITQGNLTTMTRGLILSAKVFVRIPTGGALNLEWTGQRQQRNYQGSGFSDQDVLRQNLAVVFNQPLLRGAGEKVNRASVEIARIQETINLLKLKSILIDKITETILAYRNLLQAQEQLKIEQQSLIIAQQQVENTQVFIEAGRRPRADLITVQTRVANQEISLLNAQNNLNQQRLNLLELLDIDENVNIIASENLEIQPQTLEPSEVKQLGFENQPNYLQARLDLEKFKTQLVVAENNRRWNIDFRTEVRHEPAPDIIDNQTDLRAGLVFSKTLGDQTLERDFQRSRIDVLQAQNNLTEATQKIEIDVSQRLQDIEATWKKVELSKRATQLAEEQLRNEKDKVELGVPGSSLVDLVRFQSDLTQAQNDELNAKIDYLNALTNLYQSLGITLDKLEITLEK; encoded by the coding sequence ATGAAGGAACCGGAAAATTTAGAGTTAGAATCATCACCTAACCCTGAACCTGGGGAAGAATCTGAACTCTTAAATTTGTTACCTTTGGGGATTATTCTAACTTTAATATCAGGTTTAGGGGGAATTGTAGTAATGGCACTTCCTTCTAAACCTGAAAATCCTGAATCTTCTGGTCTTTCCTCAAAGCTAGAATGGTTTTCTCCCCCAATTTCCACTTCCCAATCTCTACCCACTCTTAATCCAATTTCTAAACCGATTTCGGGGGATCTTCTACCCTATTTTAGGGGAAATTTAATCCCTGCACCTAACGTTCAATCTAACCCTTCTCTTCCATTATTAGAAGAACTTAGCCTTAATCAATATTCCTCCATACCTCCTAATTTATTAGATGAGAATATTAATATTTTAAATCCGAGTCCTCAAGCTTTAACTAGCAACAATAATGTTTCTGAAGTTGAGACGACTATTGAAAGTATTGAGAATAGTATGACCCCTTTAAATTTAACGGCTAGTCGTCCTCAATACCAAATGTTGACCCAACAGCCGTCTAATCTTCAACCTGCTTCCCCGGTTCCGGTTGTTTCTGAACAAGATGGAGTTGAATTAACATTGCAGGATGTGATTATTTTAGCGTTAGAAAATAACCGCACGATTAAAAATCAATATTTAGAACGAGTGGTAGAACGTCAAGATTTAGCCGTTGCTGAAGATAAATTTAATCCTGATTTTACACCCAGTTTAGCGATTGGATGGGATAATATTACTCAGGGAAATCTAACAACAATGACTCGTGGTTTAATATTATCAGCGAAAGTCTTTGTTAGAATTCCCACCGGAGGAGCACTTAATTTGGAGTGGACTGGACAAAGACAACAGAGAAATTATCAAGGTTCAGGGTTTTCTGATCAAGATGTTTTAAGACAAAATTTAGCAGTCGTTTTTAATCAACCTTTATTAAGAGGTGCAGGTGAAAAAGTTAATCGAGCTTCCGTTGAAATTGCTCGAATTCAAGAAACAATTAATTTACTTAAATTAAAATCAATTTTAATTGATAAAATTACCGAAACAATTTTAGCTTATCGCAATTTACTACAAGCGCAAGAACAACTTAAAATTGAGCAACAATCTTTAATTATTGCACAACAGCAAGTCGAAAATACCCAAGTTTTTATTGAGGCTGGACGCAGACCGAGAGCCGACTTAATTACTGTACAAACTCGCGTTGCTAATCAAGAAATTTCTTTGTTAAATGCCCAAAATAATTTAAACCAGCAACGACTGAATTTATTGGAATTATTAGATATTGATGAGAATGTTAATATTATAGCGTCTGAAAATTTAGAAATTCAACCCCAAACCTTGGAGCCTAGTGAAGTTAAACAGTTAGGCTTTGAGAACCAGCCCAATTATTTACAAGCCAGATTAGATTTAGAAAAATTTAAAACCCAATTAGTTGTTGCTGAAAATAACCGTCGATGGAATATCGATTTTAGAACGGAGGTAAGACATGAACCAGCACCGGATATTATTGACAATCAAACGGATTTAAGAGCCGGATTAGTTTTTAGTAAAACCTTGGGTGATCAAACCTTAGAACGTGATTTTCAACGCAGTCGTATCGATGTTTTACAAGCCCAAAATAACTTAACAGAAGCGACTCAAAAAATTGAGATTGATGTGAGTCAGAGGTTACAAGATATTGAAGCTACTTGGAAAAAAGTTGAGTTATCTAAACGTGCAACCCAGTTAGCTGAAGAACAACTTCGCAACGAGAAAGATAAAGTTGAGTTAGGCGTACCTGGATCTTCCCTTGTCGATTTAGTTCGATTTCAATCGGATTTAACCCAAGCTCAAAATGATGAATTAAATGCTAAAATAGACTATCTAAACGCCTTAACCAATTTATACCAAAGTTTGGGTATAACCTTAGATAAATTAGAGATTACTCTGGAAAAATAA
- a CDS encoding ABC transporter permease → MGLSILSLVQLSCRSLLGNPVRSFLSGIGVFMGVAAVNATLQVGNISRGVIEQQLAERDAPQIRIFPDWNPLTKESAQLTLEDLKILKQQLKSLRSISGINWMRDQQVVFQNQQANPSAIATTIDFLNTSGRKLVAGRDFTSNDFETYQPVLIIDQFLADKLFEKINPLGKSIYLNFRPYTVIGIVATQQSQEEEPTGSLYVPMAIYSAITGRKNIRMMWLRPYEIEDLETLEEQAKKILEQRFIGYKFRTWNTIEDILEQQKTLDSVSKALLVVGVIALIVGGVGIANITIASVIERTPEIGLRRAIGATQLDIMLQFILEAAILSLIGGTTAIVTVHGATVVIAEQFKLPYKFERQTAIFSLSSAILVGVGAGFFPALRASQLDPVKALRGE, encoded by the coding sequence ATGGGTCTTTCTATTCTGAGTTTAGTTCAATTAAGTTGTCGTTCTTTATTAGGCAATCCCGTCCGTTCTTTCTTATCAGGAATCGGGGTATTTATGGGAGTCGCTGCGGTGAATGCAACTTTGCAAGTCGGTAATATTAGCCGTGGGGTCATTGAGCAACAATTAGCTGAACGAGATGCACCACAAATTCGTATATTTCCAGATTGGAATCCTCTTACAAAAGAGTCTGCACAACTGACTTTAGAAGATCTAAAAATATTAAAACAACAGTTGAAATCTTTACGCTCTATTAGTGGCATAAATTGGATGAGAGATCAACAGGTTGTTTTTCAAAATCAGCAAGCTAATCCTTCTGCTATAGCTACAACAATCGATTTTTTAAACACATCAGGACGTAAGTTAGTGGCTGGACGTGATTTTACGTCTAATGATTTTGAAACCTATCAACCAGTGCTAATTATTGATCAATTTTTGGCTGATAAACTCTTTGAAAAAATAAATCCTTTAGGAAAAAGTATTTATCTTAATTTTAGACCTTATACTGTGATTGGGATTGTTGCTACTCAACAAAGCCAGGAGGAAGAACCAACGGGTTCTCTGTATGTTCCGATGGCAATTTATAGTGCAATTACAGGCAGAAAAAATATTAGAATGATGTGGTTACGTCCCTATGAAATTGAAGATTTAGAAACTTTAGAGGAACAAGCTAAAAAAATATTAGAACAACGGTTTATTGGGTATAAGTTTAGAACGTGGAATACAATTGAGGATATTTTAGAACAGCAAAAAACCTTAGATTCTGTTTCTAAAGCGTTATTAGTTGTCGGTGTGATCGCGTTAATTGTCGGAGGGGTTGGTATTGCTAATATTACCATTGCTTCAGTCATAGAACGGACTCCAGAAATCGGACTACGACGTGCGATAGGAGCAACCCAATTAGATATTATGTTGCAATTTATTTTAGAAGCCGCTATTTTAAGTTTAATCGGAGGAACAACTGCCATTGTCACGGTTCATGGGGCGACGGTTGTTATCGCAGAACAATTTAAGTTACCCTATAAATTTGAACGCCAAACCGCTATATTTTCCCTAAGTTCAGCTATATTAGTGGGAGTGGGAGCCGGATTTTTCCCCGCTTTACGCGCCAGTCAACTTGACCCAGTAAAGGCTTTAAGAGGAGAATAG
- a CDS encoding uracil-DNA glycosylase, with amino-acid sequence MSNHEQLSLFDFNNSEPSPPSVSSNFNRDLIPTDAKIEIPVGTYQTLEEISNHCNHCYRCELGQNRTHAVIGRGHLQAPIMIVGEAPGQNEDEQGLPFVGRSGQLLEKILESVGLSTDQEVYISNAIRCRPPNNRTPTPQEMEACKPYLLEQIRLVNPKIILLTGATAVKSILGDKRGITKIRGQWMEWEGRLCMPIFHPAYLLRNPSRETGSPKWLMWQDIQAVRDKLNELISL; translated from the coding sequence ATGTCTAATCACGAACAATTGAGTTTATTCGATTTCAACAATTCTGAACCTTCCCCTCCGTCTGTGTCATCGAATTTTAATCGAGATTTAATTCCGACTGATGCTAAAATTGAAATTCCTGTAGGAACTTATCAAACTTTAGAAGAAATTTCTAACCATTGTAATCATTGTTATCGGTGTGAATTAGGACAAAATCGCACCCATGCGGTCATCGGTCGAGGTCATCTGCAAGCACCGATTATGATTGTGGGGGAAGCACCCGGTCAAAATGAAGATGAACAGGGTTTACCCTTTGTCGGACGTTCAGGACAACTGTTAGAAAAAATTTTAGAATCCGTTGGTTTAAGTACCGATCAAGAGGTTTATATTTCTAATGCAATTCGCTGTCGTCCTCCCAATAATCGCACCCCAACGCCTCAAGAAATGGAAGCTTGTAAACCTTATTTATTAGAACAAATTCGTTTAGTGAATCCCAAAATTATTTTATTAACGGGAGCAACGGCGGTAAAATCTATTTTAGGCGATAAACGGGGAATTACTAAAATTAGGGGGCAATGGATGGAATGGGAAGGGCGATTATGTATGCCGATTTTTCACCCTGCTTATTTATTAAGAAATCCTTCCCGTGAAACCGGATCACCGAAATGGTTAATGTGGCAAGATATTCAAGCAGTTCGTGATAAATTAAATGAATTAATCTCTCTTTAA
- a CDS encoding phosphoribosyltransferase, with product MLSTPLFRDRTHAGEELAKEIVLQMSFDSPQEEQKIVVYALPRGGVPVAVPIAQRLQCPLSVIVAKKITLPDNPELALGAVTSDGQVLWSKRKPLNLSLQQRMLQEAQTKAQQAWEQLSPSCPPVTPHGALALVVDDGIATGMTMAVTVKALKAHQPLAIWICVPVAPLELMPYMQEWCDRVIVLETPHPFFNVSRFYEEFEQVETQTALSQLQHQIWLQ from the coding sequence ATGTTATCCACACCCCTATTTCGAGATCGAACTCATGCTGGTGAGGAACTCGCAAAAGAGATTGTGTTACAGATGAGTTTTGATAGCCCCCAGGAGGAGCAGAAAATTGTTGTTTATGCCTTACCTCGTGGGGGTGTACCCGTTGCGGTTCCCATTGCTCAACGTTTACAATGTCCGTTGAGTGTGATTGTTGCTAAAAAAATTACCCTCCCCGATAACCCAGAATTGGCTTTGGGTGCAGTTACATCCGATGGTCAGGTTCTGTGGTCAAAACGAAAACCCCTGAATTTGAGTTTGCAACAGAGGATGTTACAGGAGGCTCAAACAAAAGCGCAGCAAGCCTGGGAACAGTTATCTCCCAGTTGTCCCCCGGTGACACCTCACGGAGCTTTGGCGCTGGTGGTCGATGATGGTATTGCCACTGGAATGACAATGGCCGTCACGGTGAAAGCCTTAAAAGCTCATCAACCCCTGGCAATTTGGATTTGTGTTCCCGTCGCGCCCTTGGAATTAATGCCTTATATGCAGGAATGGTGCGATCGCGTGATTGTGTTAGAAACTCCCCATCCGTTTTTTAATGTCAGTCGGTTTTATGAAGAGTTTGAGCAAGTCGAAACCCAAACCGCCTTATCGCAACTGCAACACCAAATCTGGCTACAATGA
- a CDS encoding VOC family protein, giving the protein MVLHCQEAFVTLADPKIEILVNFYTHLLGIEPVSHIPHRYAEFQLPSLRLGIFQPKPTHISEFSSGGKTGMSLCLEVQDLEAAIAHLKRLGYPPPGDIITASHGREIYAYDPMGNRLILYEIPDNFSSD; this is encoded by the coding sequence ATGGTTTTACACTGCCAAGAGGCTTTTGTCACCCTTGCTGACCCTAAAATCGAAATTCTGGTCAACTTTTATACCCACTTGTTGGGAATAGAACCCGTTTCGCATATTCCCCATCGTTATGCAGAATTTCAGTTACCGAGTTTAAGATTGGGAATTTTTCAACCTAAACCGACCCATATTTCTGAATTTTCTTCGGGGGGGAAAACCGGAATGAGTTTGTGTTTGGAAGTGCAGGATTTAGAAGCTGCGATCGCCCATTTAAAACGTCTTGGATATCCACCACCTGGAGACATTATAACCGCTTCTCATGGTCGGGAAATTTATGCTTATGATCCGATGGGAAATCGTTTAATTTTATATGAAATTCCCGACAATTTTTCATCCGACTAA
- the tftA gene encoding hormogonium tapered terminus morphoprotein TftA, whose translation MGRIFLSAGHGGFENGVRDPGTVAGGTTEAQEMIRIRDLVVSELRSRGFQVIVVPDDLSQTQTIDWINAHSQFGDVALELQMGGSSNPSIRGVTAFYIAGNSQRKKQAESILLSLLQQVPQLPNRGAKPDTETGLGSLIFIRWIAIPSLYLELGFLTNPTDRALIQTRRRDIAIGITNGLISWLNQDSTNPIPTVPPGTPVYGSIGININGRRYGENGILVNGNAFIPIDLVDKLGLNLSQISNRVRRIRYNNIVYIRAIDLRNCGISVSWDNPNRSVVLRSNIRPYNSQMDQIMGNGLTTEVQLIMFIKTHDSNLINSVPQIAKIYREEASIEGVNHDIAFCQMCLETNFLQFGGILKPEQHNFGGLGSLGGASESASFPTAEIGIRAHIQHLKAYASHEPLVQDIVDPRFEFVTRGIAPYLQQLSGRWSDDPTYGEQILALVRRLYELSGLL comes from the coding sequence ATGGGACGAATTTTTTTATCCGCAGGTCATGGAGGATTTGAAAATGGTGTAAGAGATCCGGGTACCGTTGCAGGCGGGACAACGGAAGCCCAAGAAATGATTCGCATTCGGGATTTAGTCGTTAGCGAATTGCGATCAAGGGGGTTTCAAGTGATTGTGGTTCCTGATGATCTCAGCCAAACTCAAACGATTGATTGGATTAATGCTCATTCTCAATTTGGAGATGTAGCTTTAGAACTGCAAATGGGTGGATCATCTAACCCTTCAATTCGGGGAGTAACCGCTTTTTATATTGCGGGAAATTCCCAACGAAAAAAACAAGCGGAATCCATTTTATTATCCCTTTTGCAACAAGTTCCTCAACTTCCCAATCGAGGCGCAAAACCCGACACTGAAACGGGATTAGGAAGCTTAATTTTTATTCGTTGGATTGCGATTCCTTCCCTCTACTTAGAATTAGGATTTCTAACCAATCCCACTGATCGGGCTTTAATTCAAACCCGACGACGAGATATTGCCATTGGAATTACCAATGGATTAATCAGTTGGTTAAATCAGGACTCTACAAATCCGATTCCAACCGTTCCTCCCGGTACACCAGTTTATGGTTCTATTGGGATTAATATTAATGGTCGTCGCTATGGAGAAAATGGAATTTTAGTAAATGGAAATGCCTTTATTCCCATTGATTTAGTCGATAAATTAGGATTAAATTTATCTCAAATTTCTAATAGAGTCAGAAGAATTCGATACAATAATATTGTTTATATTCGTGCGATAGATTTAAGAAATTGTGGTATTTCCGTGAGTTGGGATAATCCCAATCGTAGTGTTGTGTTGCGTTCTAATATTCGTCCCTATAATAGTCAAATGGATCAAATTATGGGTAATGGGTTAACTACAGAAGTTCAACTCATTATGTTTATTAAAACCCATGATTCTAATCTAATCAATAGCGTTCCTCAAATTGCCAAAATCTATCGAGAAGAAGCCAGTATTGAAGGAGTTAATCATGATATTGCCTTTTGTCAAATGTGTTTAGAAACCAACTTTTTACAATTTGGGGGAATTCTCAAACCTGAACAACATAATTTCGGCGGTTTAGGAAGTTTAGGAGGCGCTTCGGAAAGTGCGTCTTTCCCCACAGCAGAAATTGGAATCAGAGCCCATATTCAACATTTAAAAGCCTACGCCAGTCATGAACCTTTAGTTCAAGATATTGTCGATCCTCGGTTTGAATTTGTCACCAGAGGAATCGCCCCCTATCTACAACAATTAAGCGGTCGCTGGTCAGACGATCCCACCTACGGTGAGCAAATTTTAGCGTTAGTTAGAAGACTCTATGAACTATCAGGATTATTATAA
- a CDS encoding type II toxin-antitoxin system VapC family toxin yields the protein MIYLDTHIVVWLYAGLTDKLSDLARSLMNTHDLYISPMVRLELKYLYEIGRISEQPDPIIADLGNLIGLRICEQDFNKVIGYSLGLDWTRDPFDRLIVAHAGVNGNILLTKDNIILANYVQAKWE from the coding sequence TTGATCTACCTTGATACTCATATTGTAGTTTGGCTGTATGCAGGATTAACGGACAAATTGAGTGATTTAGCGAGGTCTTTGATGAATACTCATGATCTCTACATTTCACCGATGGTACGTTTGGAGTTGAAATATCTCTACGAAATTGGACGAATTTCAGAACAGCCAGATCCCATTATTGCTGATTTGGGCAATCTTATCGGTTTGAGAATTTGTGAGCAAGATTTTAATAAAGTGATTGGTTATAGTCTGGGATTAGATTGGACTCGTGACCCCTTTGATCGCCTTATTGTTGCTCATGCAGGGGTAAATGGAAATATTTTACTGACAAAAGACAACATAATTTTAGCGAATTATGTTCAAGCGAAATGGGAATGA
- a CDS encoding type II toxin-antitoxin system Phd/YefM family antitoxin, producing the protein MKSVTPKELQGNLDNLLDEILRTGIPLEIDRGGKRLRIVPVEKLEKLQNLVYRPHVILGEPDDLIDLNWEQEVNLDLP; encoded by the coding sequence ATGAAAAGTGTTACACCAAAGGAATTACAAGGTAATCTTGACAATTTGCTCGACGAGATTTTAAGAACAGGGATACCTTTGGAAATTGATCGGGGGGGGAAACGTCTTCGCATTGTCCCCGTAGAAAAGTTAGAGAAGTTACAGAACTTGGTATATCGTCCTCATGTTATTTTAGGAGAACCGGACGATTTGATTGATCTTAATTGGGAGCAGGAGGTCAATCTTGATCTACCTTGA
- the cobA gene encoding uroporphyrinogen-III C-methyltransferase, which translates to MIGQKGKVYLMGAGLGEIAYLTLQAQALLSQAEVIIYDALVDDSILTLIPANCLKINVGKRGGQPSTPQAEINQLLVEYCLRGKQVIRLKGGDPFIFGRTTSEIQALIESQCNFEVIPGLSSALAAPTLASIPLTDPVMSRCFAVMTAHDLEALDWQIVSQIETLVILMGGRNLAEIVHQLLRHERLPQTPIAIIKSGGCPQQKVWIGTLNDIVEITAHESLSPCVIVVGEVVRLRDFLNPTQHSWQPNQPLENSILNLDTMNLLLFGKTILITRSAEQSSQFSDLLKAQGATVIEMPALVITPPSSWDSLDQAIEQLEKGSENHFDWLIFTSSNGVEYFFNRLINLGKDIRSLGQTKIAVVGKKTAASLQERCLKPDFIPPDFVADSLVEHFPESLEGKRILFPRVETGGREVLVQELTTKGATVVEVAAYESGCPESISPDVLEALQSQKIDVITFASSKTVKNYYQLIQSLPEHTLPPNYLDSICIASIGPQTSKSCINLLGRVDVEPQEYTLEGLTQAIINYLICAADVSAC; encoded by the coding sequence ATGATTGGGCAAAAAGGAAAAGTTTATTTAATGGGAGCAGGGTTAGGAGAAATTGCTTATCTAACCTTACAAGCTCAAGCATTACTCTCCCAAGCAGAAGTCATAATTTATGATGCTTTAGTTGATGACTCTATTTTAACATTAATTCCAGCAAATTGTTTAAAAATTAATGTCGGAAAACGAGGCGGACAGCCTAGCACTCCCCAAGCAGAAATTAATCAATTATTAGTCGAATATTGCCTGAGAGGAAAACAAGTCATTCGTTTAAAAGGAGGTGACCCGTTTATTTTTGGACGTACCACTTCCGAAATTCAAGCCTTAATTGAATCTCAATGTAACTTTGAAGTCATCCCCGGACTTTCATCCGCTTTAGCTGCACCAACTCTCGCTTCTATTCCCCTAACAGACCCGGTGATGAGTCGTTGCTTTGCAGTCATGACCGCCCATGATTTAGAAGCCTTAGATTGGCAAATTGTTTCGCAAATTGAAACCTTAGTCATTTTAATGGGAGGACGAAATTTAGCTGAAATTGTCCATCAACTGCTACGCCATGAACGACTACCCCAAACCCCCATTGCTATTATTAAATCTGGGGGTTGTCCTCAACAAAAAGTCTGGATCGGTACATTAAATGATATTGTAGAAATAACAGCCCATGAATCTTTATCTCCCTGTGTAATTGTAGTAGGTGAAGTCGTGCGCTTGCGAGATTTCCTTAACCCTACCCAACACTCTTGGCAACCAAATCAACCCCTAGAAAATTCTATTTTAAATCTGGATACTATGAATCTACTTTTATTCGGAAAAACCATATTAATCACTCGTTCTGCTGAACAATCCAGTCAATTTAGCGACTTATTAAAAGCACAGGGCGCAACGGTGATAGAAATGCCTGCTTTAGTGATTACTCCTCCCTCCAGTTGGGATAGTTTAGATCAAGCCATTGAACAGTTAGAAAAAGGTTCTGAAAATCATTTTGATTGGTTAATTTTCACCTCTTCTAATGGCGTTGAATACTTTTTTAATCGCTTAATAAACCTGGGAAAAGATATTCGCAGTTTAGGTCAAACTAAAATAGCCGTTGTCGGGAAAAAAACCGCAGCCAGTTTGCAAGAACGTTGTTTAAAACCAGATTTTATTCCCCCAGATTTTGTGGCAGATTCCCTCGTTGAACATTTCCCCGAATCTTTAGAAGGTAAACGAATTTTATTCCCCAGAGTAGAAACGGGAGGACGAGAGGTTTTAGTTCAGGAATTAACCACAAAAGGAGCAACGGTTGTGGAAGTAGCAGCTTATGAATCTGGCTGTCCTGAGAGTATTTCTCCTGACGTTTTAGAGGCGTTACAAAGTCAAAAAATTGATGTGATTACCTTTGCGAGTTCTAAAACCGTTAAAAATTATTACCAGTTAATTCAATCCCTCCCTGAACACACTTTACCCCCCAATTATTTAGACTCGATTTGTATTGCTTCCATTGGCCCCCAAACCTCTAAAAGTTGTATCAATTTATTAGGACGGGTAGATGTTGAACCTCAAGAATATACCTTAGAAGGATTAACGCAAGCCATTATTAATTATTTGATTTGTGCAGCAGATGTTTCTGCCTGCTAA
- a CDS encoding tetratricopeptide repeat-containing S1 family peptidase: MGLGWFASDSFLYLVTGTATVAAIVVSQSTIVMAKTAQQVAEIAEPITVQINSQLGDGSGVIIAKNGNIYTVLTVNHVVEDPTVEYSVRTSDGKNHPSQKIIRLQNDDQEPDLAIIKFESSQQYPVATLGNSEQAVIGAQIYVYGYPATGGLTGVEREPELSPGLVTSRPKNRPEGYNLRYQAVTWSGMSGGPVFDSEARVVGLHGQGEFGFAQTSSGDVAPIKTGFNAAIPINLFMAKLLETGLKSSDLVIDEKPPEVNPLSWDHPQSYQAFYFQGLTLLDQGETWDAIGAFNQAIELNPNTPEAYFNRGIARTLLATRIIEPTRAPNPIEDYTEAIRLNPGFADAYYNRALAYLQLNNKEKAIADFQKAAELYDKLGRKASYEDALERLKELR, encoded by the coding sequence ATGGGTTTAGGGTGGTTTGCGTCGGACTCTTTTCTTTATCTCGTAACCGGAACAGCAACGGTGGCGGCTATCGTTGTCAGTCAATCAACAATTGTGATGGCAAAAACAGCGCAACAGGTAGCAGAAATTGCCGAACCGATTACCGTACAAATTAATAGTCAATTAGGAGATGGTTCTGGGGTGATTATTGCTAAAAATGGTAATATTTACACGGTGTTGACTGTTAATCATGTTGTCGAAGATCCAACTGTGGAATATAGTGTGCGAACTTCTGATGGAAAAAATCATCCGAGTCAGAAGATTATTCGTTTACAAAATGATGATCAAGAACCGGATTTAGCGATTATTAAATTTGAGAGTTCTCAACAGTATCCGGTGGCAACATTAGGTAATTCTGAACAAGCCGTAATTGGTGCTCAAATTTATGTTTATGGATACCCAGCAACGGGGGGATTAACAGGTGTTGAACGGGAACCGGAATTATCCCCTGGATTAGTCACCAGTCGCCCGAAAAATCGTCCAGAAGGCTATAATTTACGCTATCAAGCGGTGACTTGGAGTGGGATGAGTGGGGGGCCGGTTTTTGATTCGGAAGCCCGTGTTGTTGGCTTACATGGACAGGGAGAATTTGGCTTTGCTCAAACCAGTTCCGGTGATGTGGCTCCGATTAAAACAGGATTTAATGCGGCAATTCCGATTAATTTATTTATGGCAAAATTATTAGAAACGGGTTTAAAATCATCGGATTTAGTCATTGATGAAAAACCGCCAGAAGTTAATCCGCTTTCCTGGGATCATCCCCAAAGTTATCAAGCGTTTTATTTTCAAGGATTAACCTTATTAGATCAGGGAGAAACTTGGGATGCGATTGGTGCGTTTAATCAAGCGATTGAATTAAACCCGAATACTCCAGAAGCTTATTTTAATCGAGGCATTGCCCGCACTCTTTTAGCTACTCGAATTATTGAACCGACTCGCGCTCCTAATCCGATAGAAGATTACACCGAAGCGATTCGTTTAAATCCGGGTTTTGCTGATGCTTATTATAATCGAGCTTTAGCTTATTTGCAATTAAATAATAAAGAAAAAGCGATCGCTGATTTCCAAAAAGCTGCTGAACTTTATGATAAATTAGGTCGAAAAGCTTCTTATGAAGATGCGTTAGAGCGTCTTAAAGAGTTACGATAA